Proteins from a single region of Bombus huntii isolate Logan2020A chromosome 2, iyBomHunt1.1, whole genome shotgun sequence:
- the LOC126878245 gene encoding uncharacterized protein LOC126878245 produces MKIIWYAFLHLYVFPVCCAIEQQTTSPIIISTTGTTENLGKTEKDEEQEEEQKEIEAVPMTEQVMDANIKITDVPDVEETTEHWDANWDKNKVIRDVAYYIRAHKFQDYDRRYYKRLEDSPSRLYEEFPKPPLRSLHWEVRRHCEASFVECLKYIESIVKLTALKREDDIVTIMKEQKWNLANNAKQIQAAQKDCLAGQRRDDLTMPPFQGPIERFQWRTTVSYYMCWYTMLGVPELSIFGESCDNHANCRVESDSGNEDPRTDDTIPYACALYSFCPDHCCPMKHIRDMTDCHQSRDNPCYAGNPPAHRECTLNRQENRDFPSLVANQINISCECPDPGYEWSSRFGLCVDVNECARGEHGCSTEDGETCVNLPGGYECVCKFGYVYDPDQRECVFSSDIQQILLGWKEESNVTEKKSVIDTIVKAIARSSDLDYVTC; encoded by the exons atgaaaataatatggTACGCGTTCCTACATTTGTACGTATTCCCTGTATGTTGCGCAATCGAACAACAGACGACGTCGCCAATTATAATATCAACGACGGGCACTACCGAGAACCTGGGAAAAACGGAAAAAGACGAGGAGCAAGAGGAGGAGCAGAAGGAAATTGAGGCCGTGCCGATGACGGAACAGGTTATGGATGCCAACATAAAAATAACCGACGTGCCGGACGTGGAAGAAACCACCGAACACTGGGACGCAAACTGGGACAAGAACAAGGTTATACGAGATGTCGCCTATTATATTCGTGCGCACAAATTTCAAGACTATGATCGTCGTTATTACAAGCGGCTGGAAGATTCGCCGAGCAGACTTTACGAGGAATTTCCGAAACCACCTTTAAGGTCTTTGCATTGGGAAGTACGCAG ACACTGCGAGGCAAGCTTCGTCGAATGcctgaaatatatcgaaagCATCGTTAAACTGACTGCTCTGAAGCGAGAAGACGACATTGTCACGATCATGAAAGAACAAAAATGGAATCTAGCGAACAACGCCAAGCAAATTCAAGCCGCTCAAAAGGATTGTCTTGCAGGTCAGAGACGCGACGATCTAACCATGCCACCCTTTCAAGGTCCAATAG AACGGTTTCAGTGGCGCACTACGGTCAGTTACTACATGTGCTGGTACACGATGCTCGGCGTTCCAGAATTGAGCATTTTCGGAGAGTCGTGCGATAACCACGCCAACTGTCGGGTCGAATCCGACTCCGGGAACGAAGACCCGAGAACCGATGACACGATACCATATGCTTGCGCCCTTTATAGTTTCTGTCCGGATCATTGTTGCCCCATGAAACATATCCGGGATATGACGGATTGCCATCAGTCGCGGGACAATCCCTGTTACGCTGGGAACCCACCGG CTCACAGGGAATGTACATTGAATCGACAAGAAAATCGAGATTTCCCGAGCTTGGTGGCAAATCAGATCAACATCAGCTGCGAATGTCCTGATCCCGGATACGAATGGTCCTCCAGATTCGGTCTTTGCGTCGACGTGAACGAGTGCGCTCGAGGTGAACACGGCTGCTCGACGGAGGACGGAGAAACGTGCGTCAACCTACCCGGCGGTTACGAGTGCGTTTGCAAGTTCGGCTACGTTTACGATCCAGATCAGAGAGAGTGTGTTTTCAGCTCCGATATCCAACAAATCTTGCTAGGGTGGAAAGAGGAGTCGAATGTCACAGAAAAGAAGAGCGTCATCGACACGATCGTCAAAGCGATCGCGAGATCGTCTG ATTTAGACTACGTAACTTGTTAA